The genomic segment TCGCGGCGCCAGTGGCGAGCGCCCCGAGAACACCCTCCCCGCCTTCGAGCACGCCGTCCGGGAGGGTGTCGCGGCGCTCGAGACGGATGTCCATCTGACCCGGGACGGCGAGGTCGCGGTCTTCCACGACGCCCTGCTCGAGCGCACCACGAACGGCGAGGGGCCCATCGCAGAGCTCAGCCTGGCCGAATTGCGCGAGCTCGACGCGGGTTACCGGTTTTCGGCGGATGGCGGCCAGAGCTTCCCGTTCCGCGGCAAGGGAATCCAGGTTCCCACCTTGCGAGAGACCTTCGATGCCTTTCCGGATCTACGCATCAACGTGGAACTCAAGGGGAAGACCGACGACCTGATCGCCGCGACCCTCGACCTGGTCGCGCCGCGTTGCGAGCTCACGCTGCTCGCGGCGGCGGAAGACGACACCATGCGCGCACTGCGCACCGCCGTCGAGAAGCCGAGTGCTGAACGGCGTCCGGCGAACCGGGCAACTCCCGATCGAGCTCGTGCGCGCCGACCTCGAAAGCGCGCCAGGCCTACCGGTGGCCGAGGGGCGCTTCGGCTGCGTGTTGGTGTTCCGGTATCTACACCGCCCACTTGCCTCCGCGATCACGAGGGCCCTCCGGCCAGGCGGCCTGCTGGTCTATGAAACCTTCACCACTTACCAAAGCAATCGCCCGCAAGGCCCCAACAATCCTCACTTTTTGCTGGAACCAAATGAATTGCCAGCTCTCTTCCCCAGATTGAACATCGAGTACCACTGGGAAGGGGATCTGGGAGGCGACGAGATGTTCGCGGTCGCCCAGTTGGTGGCCCGCCTAGCCTAGGAGGCGATCCAAAGCCCAGCGGGCGTGCTCGGCCAGAAGTGGATCATCGCCTTCGAGGTGCCTGCGTATGGCCGGGATCAACGACGGATCCTCGCTGTTGCCCGCGGCTACCAGGCAGTTGCGGAGAAGACCTCGGAACCGGGCGCGCCGCAGGGCCGAGCGTCGGGTGACCCTCCGCCAGCTCTCCTCATCGAGATCGAGCAGCCAGGCGAGGGTCGGCCGACGCCATGCCTCTCGGGGCGCCAGCCGTGCACGCAGCCCGAGCGGGTCGCCCGGCGCCTGCCGCCCCGCGCGCGTGTTCCAGGGACAGACCGCCTGGCAGACATCGCAGCCATAGACCCGTGTGCCCTGGGTCTCGCGGTGCTCCTCGGGAATCGAACCCCGCAACTCGATCGTCGTGTACGAGAGACAGCGCGTCGCGTCGAGCACGTAGGGCTCGAGAAACGCGTCGGTCGGGCAAGCGTCCAGGCATGCCCGGCAGCTCCCACAATGGTCGGGCTCGACCTCGTCCGGGGGCAATTCGAGATCCGTCAGCAGTACCCCGAGAAAGGCGTACGACCCCTGCGCAGGATCGATCAGGCAGGTGTTCT from the bacterium genome contains:
- the queG gene encoding tRNA epoxyqueuosine(34) reductase QueG, with the protein product MLRNARRGGPAKALGSRLIETAERVRALGLALGFDAVGFARAGPIRRGDALRDWLERGRSGEMAYLAARLQERLDPRHVLPGARSVIAVRLLYGPEPLADLDPRISRYAMGEDYHDVLGDRLRAFETGLVALVPEPVRTRAYVDTGPVLEREWAARAGLGWQGKNTCLIDPAQGSYAFLGVLLTDLELPPDEVEPDHCGSCRACLDACPTDAFLEPYVLDATRCLSYTTIELRGSIPEEHRETQGTRVYGCDVCQAVCPWNTRAGRQAPGDPLGLRARLAPREAWRRPTLAWLLDLDEESWRRVTRRSALRRARFRGLLRNCLVAAGNSEDPSLIPAIRRHLEGDDPLLAEHARWALDRLLG